GCAAAACTGACATTGGTGCGCGCTTCGGGTTCAAGTACTAACTCATTTCGCTTGTTCAGGCTTCTCGTTGGAAGCGGTCGTTGTCGATGTACGCAGTCAAATGATGAAGTAAGTTAAGGCGTCGAAACACCGAAAAGCGCTAAAAGTGAACGTCCCGGTTCACCTTGCGCGTGCGCGTTGCGCGGAGGCCGCGGCCGGCAGTTTAGACTAGAGGGGACTAGAGAGGATCAACGGACTAGCGAGACTAGAGAAGATTAAAGTGACTAGCGCGGTGGGACTGCAGAGGTGATCGTGGCTTGTCGCTGCCAGTGGCATTCGCCAAAACACGACATATACAACGTTAGGTACGCAACGCACCCCGTAGTATGTATAGTTGGGCTTTTGACCGAAACCATGAAGTGTATGATGCATTGATGGCTTGTAGGAGCAGCGCCTACGTGTGTGCTGACTGCTGCTAATAGTATACATAGAATAtagaatagatagatagatagtagAATATTACTACTAGCGAGATTATCACGTAAGGTAAAGTATGTTTTGCATGATCATGTCCCAAGTGACAGTCGCGGAGGCCATGCACATGCGCACACTTCAATAATTTGTTTGGTTGCTCCGCATTAGTATTTTAGTGCTCATACTGGTACATAACTCTTTGAACCACTTGTGTCGTGTTGACTAGAGCGAGAGCGAGCAGGCGCGAGAGCGGTGCCCTCACAGGAGCGTGGGGACGGCGGGCTGACTAGCGAAATTAATAAATCTGGCCTCTTTCATATTTACGGACTAAAGCTAATAATTCTTATAATAATTTGTGAGCTGTGCATAAATTAAGATTGGCAAGATAGTGTCGTTACCATTAGCGGGCAGCCGGCGACGCGGGCGCGGCGACGCGGCGCGTGCGTTGCCGACGCCGACCCGCGGGGAGCTATGTATGTACTGTACACTGTTTTACAAATTGGCGCACTTGGAGATCTCCTCATAGATATTAAGTTAGTTACTCGTCTTACAACTAAGTATATCTGTACAAAACAATGGATTAAAgagtgaaattattttaattcgcTATTATTTACTGTCCAATAAATTAGAGAATTTTAGTCACTACAAGTGCATGGAGGCGCTACTGTTTCttcttacttaattttatttgacctGGGAACGCTTTAGCTCGCTTCGAAGGCGACAATGATGATATTGGCGAATTGAGATGTTCGCGCCTCGTTTGCTCTcggtatgtacagtcagcatcaaaagtagctggttacttttgtactctgtcgttttacagccacgtacttagcgccatacaagattgatatatgttttaatgtgaaagagtaaaaaagtaaccagctacttttgatgctgaccgtacagtAGGTATGTGTTTATGTTTAAATACGGTTCAGAACCGAATCGGAATCGGCGGAATAAAACGTCCCCGGGCTATTCGGTGCAACCGGACGGGCGGGAGGTGACGTGCAGACAAACACACAGTTGGaaggaatatttttaatattaccaCCGTTCACCTAATACTATTTACAATATAAATACAGTGCCGCGGCGAGAGGGCGCCGGGGGCGTGCgaggaggggggagggggaggaGGCCGCGGACTGTACATGCGGCGGGAGGGGACCGGGGGAGGGGGGGGCTGGGTGGCGGGCGGGTGGTTACGACGAGTCATCGTCCTCCTCGGAGGAGTCGATGGTCTCGACGGTGGCGCCCGCGCCCACGCCGCCCGACGACGAGCCGGACAGGGATGACACCAGCGAGAGGATGGAGCCGAGCCCGCTACCTCCGCCGCCGGAGctgccgccggcgccgccggaGCCGCCGGACAGCCCGCCCAGCAGCCCCGACACGGCCTGGATCTTGGGCCCGATCAGCTGCAGCTTGGGCCCCACGATCTGTCCGATGAAGCCGCCGAGCGAGGCGAGTCCGTCGTTGCGCGGCGTCTCGATGCCGAGCGCGCGGTTCTTCTCGATGTTGGTGCGGTCCAGCGTCTCCACGAGCCGCGTCTTCGCGTCGATTATGGAGTTGATTTTCTGCAACACACGGTGGCGTGAGTCGGGCGGTCCCGGGGTGAGGGGAGCGGGGGAGGCGGGCGGGTACTCACCCCGAACACGAGCCCGAGCACGGCGTTCTTGACGCCGAAGGTGGCCTGCGCGGCGCCCTCGAACTTCCTCTTCTCGCGTCCCGCGGCGTCGCCGTCCGCGCTCGCCGCGTCCTGCACACACAGACACGCGCCGCGTCACTATACGAGTACGGTGCACGCACACATCGCCGGCACGCGCACACCACAAACCACAAAGCACTTCGCCATCACCAGTATTAGGCCACTGTCACCGAGAGAAAAAATTAGTTCCCATCGAGTTGCAAGCGTTTGTTCGTCCCATGTTCACAGCATTCAGACCGGCGGAGAGAGACGTGGGGAAACTCTAACactctaattaaataacttgcAATAATTTACTCACGTCGCGGTTACTCGCATTCAAAGGAAATCGTAAACCAAATGCAATGTGTGTAGATTACGTgttagatagaaaaaaaaacagctatatttgataaatgatacctAACTAGCggcccgccccggcttcgcacgagtACAATTGTCTAAAAAAGGTCTCTAAATAGAGGAATTTTACATTTGTCAGCTCCATTTTCCAACAAAACTAAACCTGCGCGAAGTCTGGGCGCGTCGCTATCATGTgaatcatattttattataaaccttCCGCGAAAAATATGTAACTAATGGGCAACACCGCAATTAAATCCATcgcttagtttaaaagatctaagcgtacctACAGACGgcgaaaaaaaatactatgtaaAGATTATGTATAAATACATGAAAGCAGATATAAATTAAGGGCAAATAGGGTGTACAACTATGTATACGGAATGTATACTTGgactacagatgtgcaagttgcggaaagtttccaaaaagttggaaaatttCTCGAATATTTCCGGAAATTTGCACatgaaatataggaaatttaaatttaagaaatggaaagtttcaatccccatacaaaattaaagaaatattctGAAAAACCAACCCACCCACCTAATGATTTTTTTCAGACAAATTTTAAAAGACCCCGTGCAGATGACGATATTAGgcatttttatgtttgtattaAGTAGATGTAAGTAATCCTCAGTAGTCGGTGTCATAATGAAGCTCAATCGGCCGCGTACGCGTACGCGCAGTGCACGAGTAGTGATTATAAAAGAGTTTGATTTCGTTGGGTTCTTTTGGTGGTGTTCACGCAACGCCCCCCGCCGCCCGAGGCCCGAGTGCGATGCGCGAATTTTAATTCTCCTCATCGtacacattatttaaaaaaaccgtatcGTATAATTGTACAAATTGATTGTTATATTTATGATTAAATGTTTCCGTAGTTCGCTATCGTTCTTTTGCACCCGTGAGTCCGGTGGTGTTAGGGTTAGTTTACACCGAGAATGTGACGCTATATTTTACATTGAAAGCACATCAAATAAGTATTCGTTGAAGACGAAATAAATGTTGTATCTCTCGGAGTGACCGGACCCTGCGCGGAGGTTTGCCGAGCGACGCAGAGGGTTGCGCAAGCGCAGCCGCGCACGCGCCGCGGATGTGCGCGCCGCATACAATTGATGTATTATTTGATTCGGATTTCTGGTCTACACACGCCTTATGTAGCTAAACTTCGGTGAACCAGTTGTAAACACTGCTCATGGAGTTTAATAATGCTATACTGTCATATTAGTCCCCCCTTACCCCTTCGCATTTGGCGCCCAATGGCGCATAAGCTAGATgtaaaaactaaagtaaaagGTTAAGACTGAAAACATGACATTCGGCGAATATACGAAGATCGACTATGGCCATTAATAATCGAAAAAATACACAGGACGTTAGACAGAATGCCTTCCAACCGCAACGTGGCCGGAACTGCTGACCGGACCGGACCGGACCTGCCCACACAATTCAATCACAGTTTAGGTATAGTTTAGCCGACTACAGTGAAACCGCAATTGAAAATCTATGTGCAGTCGACAGTTACGTtgcagcaggactactacgaaactcgaaacttgaagttcgtgtcggacggtccctctgacacttatactatttaatacgagagcgagagggacggtacgattagaacttctagtttcgagtttcgtagtagccctgcagttgcgAGACAGTATGCCTATCCCTTAGTGTCTGAGCGTGTGTGTTGGGCTGTATATCGGGGGTGCAGCGTCCGGGAGCCGCGGGCGAGGCCGGCGGCCGGCGCGGGTTGCGGTCCGCACCGTTCCGTTGCCCAACAAACTCGTCCGCTCTCGCGAGGCGACGCTCTACTATCGCTACTACGTGTCGCAAACTATCATACATTTGGAAAAGTATAGTTTTAAATGTTTTCCTCATCGCATTAATGTAACCGGGTTAAAAACGATTACTCAAACTGTGTTCGCGTCACGTCTATGAGCTACTCCACAGGCTGGGAGCGCGAGCATCCGCCGCGATAGTGCACGAGATCTGCGCTGCGATTGAGCTTTGTTGCGTCACGGCTGGGAACCGGCGCGCGCCGCAAAAAGCTCGCGCGTTGCGCAAcgcccgctcccgctcccgcccccgctcccgctcccgctcccgctcccgctgcCGCTGAGCTCGCGACGCGCGGACGGCCGCAGGACCGCAGCTACGAGTACGAGTAGTGCGCCGGACGACAACTTTTACGGCTGCGGGTGCAAGCGGCTGCGGGGCAAGGTCGAGCTCCGGCTCCTTATGTAAGGAACAACTTATTTTTTGCAACGCGCCCTCAAATTCGCGAGTGAAGGGCGCTGCGCGGCCGCCGCGGGCACGGCACTCCGACACTAGGTATAGGCCCTTGGAGACCATAGAAATGCTCATTTCAAAATGAAATATGGATTATTTGTAGGTTTAATTTAGTGATAATCATTTAGCAATAGAATATGGCCGAgattaaattaagaaaattgaGTGAGATAATTTCAATGATCAAGGGACCGATTCATTAAATCACTTAGATAccacttttaaaaatgtaaacctGTATATTTCTACACAAACCATATAGCTCAATTGTTACTTGTCAAGATTAATTTTATACCTGAAATGACTTTGTATTTCAAATCTAAGACCATTTTTCGAATCAcgtgatttaaaaaattggtCCCCAGCGTATAGAGCGCActtaaacttttaaatatttaataatagcaACTCAGTATCGCGTGATGTTGCTTGCTTCATTCAATCATGTCAATAATATGGTAATTGTTGCCATTATTAGGTTTTAGAATTGTACGTCTGTACGTTCTGGTGTGCCATTGAGGCGGGCGAGCGTCGGCATACTAACGAGCGTCCGCGACCCTCGGCCACTCGGCGGCGCCCGCGatgctaaataaaatataaatacgtaCTGCACATGGTAACGTTGTTggttagtaaataatatttggtCATTGAAGTAATGTATAAATGTACTCGAATGCAAAGCGGCGGCGGTTGCGAAGGAGTGTCGGCGGAAGGCGGGGACGAGTTGCGCCCGacaattagtaaataaattatgtatgagGTTAACATAAGAAATGAATCAAATGAAATCCGTGATGGCtaagtaaagtaaaagtaaagaaCAAGTAAAAATTTATGGCCATGAAAACTATACAGTCAAGAAAATTAATTTAcgtcccagggtggaaccttttcataataattttttgtCGTGATTTCtttaggttccaccctgggtagtGATTtataatttccttgactgtacatactagaTAAATTTTTATATAAGATATACCTACCGATGACTCCACACTATAGTATCGATCACTGTCCATAGCAACCAAAAGAACAAAATAAGAGTTACCCATTTGCATGTCAATGAACTATGTACAACTTTTCTCCTTGATCCTCCGCTACCAcgtcaagaaataaaaaaacttgaaaactgTGGCAAGTCTATCTAGATAGACTAACCACCGCCACCTAGCCGCCGCTAGCGGCAGATCCTAAAGTTGCAATTATCGGTAACTGCGGTGATTTCTATGATTTTGACACAAAAGTCTGTGGATGTGGTAGTATCGGAGGAACAAGGTAAAATGTTGTGGTTCAAGAGTTACCAATATTTATTTGGTaaagtttgatatttttaaccATTTTGTCAAGTGACACCTTCAAGCGCTCGAGTGTTTCATGTGGTTCATTACATGCGGCAGGCGCCGCTCGGCCATAGTTTATTTCAAACTGTGCAATTCTCTAATCTAACCAAACATCTTACGCGGATTGATCGTTGCGCTAGGCagagaataataaataataaatacctaataaataaatacagctTGGGACGATTGACACCAATTCATCTAGTTCCAAACTAATTAAAGCTTGTAGCTATTATGGATAacaggcaacagataaacattaCTAATAATATCATACATCCAAGGCTCGAAcaaaaacattcatatttttcaaacaaatatctaccccCCGGTACTTCAAGCTTCAAGCTTCGTTAGTTCCCACACCACTAGGTTGTCCGTTCGTCTGGTATACCTTGACCTGTTCGCTTGCAAGCATTGTACGGAGTCAGGTGTCTCGTTGGTCGCGCGTCGGCGGCTGCCGGCTGCGCCAGCGGGCCGCAGTGTAAGGGCTGCGTCTGCGGCGGCTCCGTGAAAGGACTCAAATGACTCATAGCGTGTGCGTCCCATATCGGTACACATATGCAAACCAGgtacacaatgagggctatcgcgtatgaattcgccactagaggcgctagtgtagcgtgaggtctccgaaatgtcaaatctcatagtttttgagtgagctacgcgggtttaataattttgtgaatattttgtaatatttgaaattaattatggcaaaaatgcgttccggggcaatgaatgtctgtgttttgagaaagttttgtctttcggaaacctttgtcctcccttttttccgaacaaaacggggactatgcaacactgtggcatgctcgatatttttatggtacggttttaaggtgtattaaatatgattttaatctaaactttgttttcacgcccgtaataacagactttgaaagtcatacttaaaaacctcacgcaacagtgcgccatctagtaagacaaaaaacgatagccctcattacgtgCATTCTTGCTTCATGAGTTCTAATGGTCCCATAGGTAGAGCGACATTATACCACAGTATATACGAACAAATCGATCGAAACGAACACACTCACACAGACACGCGCTCTACACGGCCTCTAAGGGGGTCTCGCGGTACTGCAGTCGCCTTAACTTATATATACACTGTGATTATACTGATTCGGGACCATTTCGTCACctgatatatattatttatttatttatgccttTCTGCATATTCTGTGGCTAATAAAAGATTTTCTATCTATCTTTATAAATACTCTTTGACGTCGAAAGAACTCGTAAACCACTGAactaaagattattattttttctgataTGCAAGGTGATCATTATTCACTTTTTACAGTACTGTAAGACTTGTATTTTTGATAGTTATTTACTAGTTATCTAAATCAATTTGTATCGAGAAATTTTAAATGAACGGCACAACATGGTCTACACCAAATCTAATCGGTAGTATTATGAAATACCTATATCGGCCTAGACCCCAAGGCCATGCATGCATGCAGGCCTAGACCCCAAGGGCCCGGGTGGGGCCATAGGATTTTGGTCGCGCTTTTGACGCTGGCACGGACCAACGTCGTGCTAACTACCTGACTTCGTATAATCCTACCAGCGAACGGGTCGACTTAAGGCTGTTAAGTAGTTGATGCGGACGGTGTTTGTTTAGAGAACAACCGCCACGCCGCAGCAGCGGGCCGCGGTCGCCTCTCGTAATGAATACATAACGATTGCGAAACGACGCCCGCCGCACGCGCACCGCACTGCTGCGCTGACCGAATCAACCCTcatttataaaatgatatatcaCTACTCATTTTGTGAAtacaattaataaacaaaatctATTCGGATTCAATACTGAAGTTAGAGAATTACTTAGTCGATAGTGAAAGGTTGGTTCGAGTTTGCATGTAATACAGAGAATGCATGTTTTACGTAATAGTGCAGAGTTCATCAGATGGGAAATTATGTGCTTTGAATACTAACAGGCGGGCTGAATGGCGGCGCGCGAGCGTTGCGGTCGTTTGTCGTCGGCGCCGTGACACACATGCGCTGACCCACTTGACATGGTTTACCTCAGAGCGAGCCCGCGCTGGCTCCGCAAGCGTTGCGTTTGTGAACTGTCAGAGAGCTGTCCGTCCATCCCCCAGGAACGACACCGGCACCGGCACGGCCCATGTTGCCTCTCAGGTACAGACTCGTTATTGAAGAACACTTCGCTCCGACAGAACACCCGGAAGCGGCCGAGTGCCGTGCGTGGTTACTTAAGCTTGTTAACCAATCGTAATAACATACTAAAGGTACGTTCGCACCACATACTGTAACACGATGGTTTTTGAACCAGACACATCACTCGACTTCGAGCATGATAAAGGAATGATGATTGATGAAACCTAAGATTATCAGAAGCACAACTCAAAAGGTTACAATAATAAACATACGAGTGGACACGAAGTAATAATGTAAAATTGCAAGGGATATTTTCAGGATATTCATCATATTTATGAAAGTAATGTGTCGATGTTTTGCTTCGGATAGCCTTTCATGTCGATAGCTGCTGACGGGCACCGCGTGAGGACAGTTGGGGCAGGTCAGAGAAGCAGTGGAAGCGTTAAATGTGGGAATACAAGTCGGGGCTCACATCGAGGGGCTGCAGCGCGTCATCGTCTGCGAGCTGGCGGCGAaggcgcggcgcgcggccgggagcagcggcggcggcgagcgcgaGGCAGAGCGCGAGGGCGAGGGCGAGCGGACGGAGCTGTGCGGGCGACATGGCGGGCGCCGGGAGACtgccgcagcagcgcgcgcgccggcggcccgcggagcgccgccgccgcgcgccggccTTCACCTCGCACCTCGCGGAGAGAGTGCGTGCGCGCAGCGCGCAGGGATGCGGCCCGGGGACCTcgcgcctgcgcccgcgcccgcgggTCGCCGGAGGTCCGTAAGTTCAAGTAGAGGGCCTTCGTCTCTCAAACACATCCGAGGACTTGGTCCGCGCCCTCGCACGTGCTGCGGCGCTCTGAAAACTATAGGTCTCTGCGGCCGCTGCTATTGCCCACATACAAATCCACATACACATGGAGCCTCATGATTGAACAAAGGTTTTACTtccaaatatatttaaaaaaaaacagacccaaaaacataaatgtagaCGATTCTCTTGCGAAGCACAGAGTGGTACTCAGCTCAGCCTAACATCTGGAAAGGCTACCAGCAATCAGATAATCTCACTGAAAACATTTCATGTAAATTGACAGTAGAGACTCGCACTTGTTTTGAACTTGTGACAGCACAAATACCTTAATTGCTGTACTCGTATTGTACTGTATGAACGGAGTGCCCGGATgtacatgtcggcggccgatcgtaaaatccaccaaatcacgaaattcctaggcatatcgtgaaatggcgccgtttcatgaattggctaagggacatccgccattcgccatatcgttcaaaactcaacgtttaacgatttgcttagtgacgtttaggtaaatcatgaaattcctaggcatatcatgaaacgccgccatttcatgatttggccagtttaggcaaaCATGAAACTCCTAAGcacatatcatgaaacgccgccatactcggttctggcacttcgccggccgctgcgtGCGTTGTTGTGCGatgtgatcacaattaatactaaccactcctcgcttcgctcgtcgttcctaaatttttctttttttcggcatatcacgatgtgcccagtatagagctaggaatatcgacgaatgcgttactctaatatttttttacgtgaaagcaagTTTCCTTGCGGTGTGTGCTCCTATGTGGTTTTAGGtttgtttcaataaaatcggCTTAGCCATTTTCATGATAttgatttttgaaattacaAGTTCGGGGATTTCTCAACTTTTAAGTTGGTTATGTTATGGGTCGATGCTTTAAATCAATGGTctttaggtacatacctactggTTAACCATTGCGGCATGTGTTATGATATGAGTGGTCACGTATGCGACCTGCTGGCTCTAGGGCTCTTATTTCATAAACGTGACAGGTTACATGTGACACTGACAATTTGGTTGAAATTGCGCAGCTAGGTCGATGAGCTAGGTACTAGGTACTAAAAATCCCGGTTAAACATCGAACTCAGTCTCAGTTATCAATGTACAGTTgtgtttataaacttgtgagcaaaaatttgatcaaaaatatctgaaaacgactctgttgttaacggcgtagaggcgtgttccgatattttattatagtatATTATACTAACCATAGCGATAAgattataatttgtaaatactaacactatggattcAAAAGtccgcaataaatgatttgtatttgtatttgatattttggatcaaatttttgctcacaagtttatgaactcgactgtattcCAAATCGTAGTCGTCGTAATCACTGTCATTTGTCATGTTTATGTCGTATTTACCTTACTGATGTTTTACTCAGCGAATCAGAATCATGttcataatttttagggttccgtaccttaattAGCAATAATGAAACACCTTCGTCGTTTCGTCTGTccgaccctttttctcaggaacacgtggaggtatcaagttggAAATCTTAATTTATACGTCTGTCGGTTTTGtcaataatcaaaaaaaataccccaaacTGCgtttttgcttaggagaggagCTCTGTTAACCctaaactatatttatttaattattttgcttttgtaataacgtatttattttttaatttatttttataattgcgtgtaaataaatgattttatttatttatattttatagatacctacaaatgtAGGGAACCCTCGGTCGCGAGTTCGCGAtcctgactcgcacttggccggttttttttacttttaaacggtacagagggcctactccgaagttctaaaattgaagttcgtgtcgtaccatccctctcgctctcgtattaaata
This window of the Choristoneura fumiferana chromosome 20, NRCan_CFum_1, whole genome shotgun sequence genome carries:
- the LOC141439293 gene encoding uncharacterized protein; translation: MSPAQLRPLALALALCLALAAAAAPGRAPRLRRQLADDDALQPLDDAASADGDAAGREKRKFEGAAQATFGVKNAVLGLVFGKINSIIDAKTRLVETLDRTNIEKNRALGIETPRNDGLASLGGFIGQIVGPKLQLIGPKIQAVSGLLGGLSGGSGGAGGSSGGGGSGLGSILSLVSSLSGSSSGGVGAGATVETIDSSEEDDDSS